A region of Cucumis melo cultivar AY chromosome 2, USDA_Cmelo_AY_1.0, whole genome shotgun sequence DNA encodes the following proteins:
- the LOC103501022 gene encoding pentatricopeptide repeat-containing protein At5g18390, mitochondrial, whose translation MLHFKNFATGAIRFHYISLIRCFSNSNSSVNGSTAPSKDDYFAAIHHISHIVRRDFYMERTLNKLRISYLNSELVFRVLRACSNCGTESFRFFNWACSHNPSYQPTTLELEELVKTLARTRKYTTMWKVLLQMKTQNLKISPETISFIIQEYGKQGLVDNAVTIFNQCSKSIDCPQTVEVYNALLFALCEVKMFHGAYALIRRMIKKGVTPDKKTYGTLVTGWCSAGKMKEAQEFLEEMSQKGFNPPLRGRDLLVEGLLNAGYLESAKDMVRKMTKEGCVPDIGTFNSLIDVICNSGEVDFCINIFHEVCKLGLCPDINTYKILIPATSKVGRIDEAFRLLNCCIEDGHVPFPSLYGPIIKGMCKRGQFDDAFCFFGDMKHKGHPPNRPVYTMLITMCGRGGRFVDAANYLMEMAELGLPPISRCFDMVTDGLKSCGKHDLAKKIEKLEVSIRGI comes from the coding sequence ATGCTTCATTTCAAAAATTTCGCAACAGGGGCAATACGGTTCCACTATATTTCTCTCATCCGCTGTTTCAGTAACTCAAATTCTTCGGTGAATGGCTCCACCGCGCCTTCGAAAGACGACTATTTCGCTGCAATCCACCATATCTCCCACATTGTCCGCCGAGACTTCTACATGGAGCGCACTCTCAACAAGCTGCGAATCTCCTACCTCAATTCCGAGCTCGTTTTCAGAGTCCTACGCGCTTGCTCCAACTGTGGTACTGAGTCCTTCCGTTTCTTCAACTGGGCTTGCTCTCACAACCCCTCTTACCAACCCACAACCCTTGAACTTGAAGAGCTCGTCAAAACCCTAGCTCGGACCAGAAAGTATACCACGATGTGGAAAGTTCTTCTTCAGATGAAGACGCAGAATCTCAAAATTTCACCGGAAACGATATCGTTCATTATTCAAGAGTATGGTAAGCAGGGCCTTGTAGATAATGCGGTTACCATATTCAATCAATGTTCTAAATCTATCGATTGTCCACAAACAGTTGAGGTCTATAACGCATTACTTTTTGCGCTTTGTGAGGTTAAAATGTTTCATGGAGCTTATGCGTTGATTAGGAGGATGATTAAAAAAGGGGTAACTCCTGATAAAAAGACTTATGGAACTCTTGTAACTGGATGGTGCTCAGCGGGGAAGATGAAGGAAGCTCAGGAGTTCTTGGAGGAAATGAGCCAGAAGGGGTTCAATCCTCCTTTGCGAGGTCGTGATCTTTTGGTAGAAGGATTGCTTAATGCAGGGTATTTAGAATCTGCTAAGGATATGGTTAGAAAAATGACTAAAGAAGGCTGTGTGCCTGATATAGGAACTTTTAATTCTCTTATTGATGTTATATGTAACTCTGGAGAAGTTGATTTTTGCATTAATATTTTTCATGAGGTGTGCAAGTTGGGGCTTTGTCCTGATATAAATACCTACAAGATTTTGATTCCAGCAACTTCGAAAGTAGGTAGGATTGATGAAGCATTCAGGCTTTTGAATTGCTGTATTGAGGATGGACATGTACCGTTTCCAAGTCTTTATGGACCAATAATTAAAGGAATGTGTAAAAGGGGTCAGTTTGATGATGCATTTTGCTTTTTTGGTGATATGAAACATAAGGGGCATCCACCAAATCGACCAGTGTACACAATGTTGATTACAATGTGTGGACGTGGAGGGAGATTTGTTGATGCTGCTAATTACTTGATGGAAATGGCTGAACTTGGTTTACCTCCAATTTCAAGGTGCTTTGATATGGTTACTGATGGGTTGAAGAGCTGTGGAAAACATGATTTAGCAAAGAAGATTGAGAAGCTTGAAGTTTCTATTCGAGGCATTTGA